From one Nonomuraea polychroma genomic stretch:
- the trxA gene encoding thioredoxin, giving the protein MITLTTANFEEQVLKSDRPVLVDFWAEWCGPCRMVAPVLEQIEAERGLTIGKLNTDENPEIMAKYGVMGIPTLILFENGEPVKRVVGAKPKRLLEADLGLV; this is encoded by the coding sequence ATGATCACATTGACCACGGCCAACTTCGAGGAGCAGGTGCTCAAGAGCGACCGGCCGGTGCTGGTGGACTTCTGGGCCGAGTGGTGCGGTCCCTGCCGGATGGTGGCGCCCGTGCTGGAGCAGATCGAGGCCGAGCGCGGCCTGACGATCGGCAAGCTCAACACCGACGAGAACCCGGAGATCATGGCCAAGTACGGCGTGATGGGCATCCCCACGCTGATCTTGTTCGAGAACGGCGAACCGGTCAAGCGCGTGGTCGGCGCCAAGCCCAAGCGCCTCCTGGAGGCCGACCTGGGCCTCGTCTAG
- the radA gene encoding DNA repair protein RadA, translating into MAKSAQKPGYRCAECGWRTTKWVGRCGECQAWGTVDEEGARAGVTIVQGGATTSPAVPIGQVRAEVAAARTTGVSELDRVLGGGLVPGAVVLLAGEPGIGKSTLLLEAAARIAQRETVLYVTGEESAAQVRLRADRIGAIEANLYLAAETELSALVTHVEKVQPTLLVVDSVQTVGSAQATGVAGGVTQVREVAANLVRLAKERNMATVLVGHVTKEGSIAGPRTLEHLVDVVLNFEGDRHSRLRMVRAIKNRFGPTDEVGCFDLHERGIEGITDPSGLFVSRRSEPVPGTCVTVTVEGTRPLPAEVQALVARTEAQQPRRTSSGLDTYRVQMILAVLERRLNARLGGCDVFTATVGGIKLADPAVDLSVMLAVASAAGDKPLPPGLVALGEVGLAGELRPVKDVRRRLTEAARLGFKRALVPAGSLEDGARRRNGQRALVPVGPVAFAPGFEVVQAENVWDALTHVT; encoded by the coding sequence ATGGCCAAGTCAGCCCAGAAGCCCGGATACCGCTGCGCCGAGTGCGGTTGGCGCACCACCAAATGGGTGGGGCGGTGCGGTGAGTGCCAGGCATGGGGCACGGTCGACGAGGAAGGCGCCCGAGCCGGCGTCACCATCGTGCAGGGCGGCGCCACCACCTCGCCCGCCGTCCCGATCGGCCAGGTCAGGGCCGAGGTCGCGGCCGCGCGCACGACCGGTGTGAGCGAGCTCGACCGGGTGCTCGGCGGCGGCCTGGTGCCCGGCGCGGTCGTGCTGCTCGCGGGCGAGCCCGGCATCGGCAAGTCCACGCTCCTGCTGGAGGCGGCGGCGCGCATCGCCCAGCGCGAGACCGTGCTCTACGTGACGGGCGAGGAGTCGGCCGCCCAGGTGCGGTTGCGGGCCGACCGCATCGGCGCCATCGAGGCCAATCTCTACCTCGCCGCGGAGACCGAGCTGTCGGCCCTGGTGACGCACGTGGAGAAGGTCCAGCCCACGCTCCTCGTCGTCGACTCGGTGCAGACGGTCGGCTCCGCCCAGGCCACCGGCGTGGCCGGCGGGGTGACACAGGTGCGCGAGGTGGCCGCCAATCTCGTGCGCCTGGCCAAGGAGCGCAACATGGCCACGGTGCTCGTCGGCCACGTCACCAAAGAAGGCTCCATCGCCGGCCCCCGCACGCTCGAGCACCTGGTCGACGTGGTGCTCAACTTCGAGGGCGACCGCCACTCCAGGCTCCGGATGGTGCGCGCGATCAAAAACCGGTTCGGCCCCACCGACGAGGTCGGCTGCTTCGACCTGCACGAGCGCGGCATCGAAGGCATCACCGACCCGAGCGGCCTGTTCGTCTCCCGGCGCAGCGAGCCGGTGCCCGGCACGTGCGTCACGGTCACGGTCGAGGGCACCCGCCCGCTGCCCGCCGAGGTCCAGGCCCTGGTCGCCCGCACCGAGGCGCAGCAGCCCCGGCGCACGTCCTCCGGCCTCGACACCTACCGCGTGCAGATGATCCTGGCCGTCCTGGAGCGCCGGCTCAACGCCCGCCTCGGTGGTTGCGACGTGTTCACCGCCACCGTGGGCGGCATCAAGCTGGCCGACCCGGCCGTGGATCTGTCGGTCATGCTCGCGGTGGCCAGCGCCGCCGGTGACAAGCCGCTGCCGCCGGGATTGGTGGCCCTGGGCGAAGTGGGTCTGGCCGGGGAGCTTCGTCCGGTCAAGGACGTACGCCGGAGGTTGACCGAGGCCGCCAGGCTGGGTTTCAAACGCGCGCTCGTACCGGCCGGATCCCTGGAGGACGGCGCTCGCCGGCGCAACGGGCAACGTGCTCTGGTGCCGGTGGGACCTGTGGCTTTCGCGCCCGGGTTCGAGGTCGTCCAGGCGGAGAACGTTTGGGACGCACTCACACACGTCACATAA
- the disA gene encoding DNA integrity scanning diadenylate cyclase DisA, which translates to MDRSLDERRREALAAVAPGTPLRDGLERILRGQTGGLIVLGYNRDVEAVCSGGFELDVEFSATRLRELAKMDGAIVLSNDHKIVRAAVHLVPDPSIPTDESGTRHRTAQRVARQTGLPIIAISKSMRIIALYLDGIRYVLEESAAILSKANQALATLERYKHRLDEVSGTLSALEIEDLVTVRDVAAVVQRLEMVRRISDEIKGYVVELGTDGRLLSLQLDELVAGVDSERELVIRDYLPAPATRRQKRLADAMHELDALSGSELLDLSAVAHVLGHNGTEKLDSPVSPRGFRLLAKVPRLPATVVDRLVNHFGSLQKLLAASIDDLQVVGGVGESRARSVREGLSRLAESSILERYV; encoded by the coding sequence GTGGATAGGAGTCTGGACGAACGCCGTCGGGAAGCCCTGGCCGCAGTGGCCCCGGGCACACCGTTGCGCGACGGCCTCGAGCGGATCCTGCGCGGGCAGACCGGCGGGCTGATCGTGCTCGGCTACAACCGGGACGTCGAGGCGGTCTGCAGCGGCGGTTTCGAGCTCGACGTCGAGTTCTCCGCCACCCGGCTGCGCGAGCTGGCCAAGATGGACGGCGCGATCGTGCTGAGCAACGACCACAAGATCGTACGCGCCGCCGTACACCTCGTGCCCGACCCCTCCATCCCCACCGACGAGTCCGGCACCCGCCACCGCACCGCCCAGCGCGTCGCCCGGCAGACCGGCCTGCCCATCATCGCGATCAGCAAGTCGATGCGGATCATCGCGCTCTACCTCGACGGCATCCGCTACGTCCTGGAGGAGTCCGCGGCCATCCTCTCCAAGGCCAACCAGGCCCTGGCCACCCTAGAGCGCTACAAGCACCGTCTCGACGAGGTCTCCGGCACCCTGTCGGCCCTGGAGATCGAGGACCTCGTCACCGTCAGGGACGTGGCCGCCGTGGTGCAGCGCCTCGAAATGGTCCGGCGCATCTCGGACGAGATCAAGGGCTATGTCGTGGAGCTCGGCACGGACGGCCGCCTGCTGTCCCTGCAGCTCGACGAGCTGGTGGCGGGCGTGGACTCCGAGCGTGAGCTGGTGATCCGCGACTACCTCCCCGCCCCCGCCACGCGGCGCCAGAAGCGCCTGGCGGACGCCATGCACGAGCTCGACGCGCTGTCGGGCAGCGAGCTCTTGGACCTCTCGGCCGTCGCCCACGTCCTCGGCCACAACGGCACGGAAAAGCTGGACAGCCCGGTCAGCCCCCGCGGCTTCCGCCTGCTCGCCAAGGTCCCCCGGCTGCCCGCCACGGTGGTGGACCGCCTGGTCAATCACTTCGGCAGCCTGCAGAAGCTGCTGGCGGCCAGCATCGACGACCTGCAGGTGGTGGGCGGCGTCGGCGAGTCCCGCGCCCGCAGCGTCCGCGAGGGCCTCTCCCGCCTGGCCGAGTCCTCCATCCTCGAACGGTACGTGTAA
- a CDS encoding class I SAM-dependent methyltransferase encodes MPRIAKGAIPSPNIWNAPQVYELENRAVDPEGAADAAMRALRPWDGATVLDIGCGTGYHLPVLAASAARVIGVEPHGDLAVLARRRCAGLATVTVHAAAAQDLPLPDASVDVAMARWAYFFGPGCEPGLRELSRVVRRGGAAFVIDLDATRGSFGRWFSHTVPTYSAREVEAFWDRHGWQRQPLDLRMAFERRADLEAVLRIEFAPEVAEQAIAETPGLELSYPNVLRWRYY; translated from the coding sequence ATGCCACGGATAGCCAAAGGCGCGATCCCGAGCCCGAACATCTGGAACGCACCCCAGGTCTACGAGTTGGAGAACCGCGCCGTCGACCCCGAGGGCGCGGCCGACGCGGCGATGCGCGCCCTGCGCCCCTGGGACGGCGCCACTGTGCTCGACATCGGCTGCGGCACCGGATACCACCTGCCGGTGCTGGCCGCGTCCGCCGCGCGCGTGATCGGCGTGGAGCCGCACGGCGATCTGGCCGTGCTCGCCCGCCGCCGCTGCGCGGGGCTGGCCACGGTGACCGTGCACGCCGCCGCGGCACAGGACCTGCCGTTGCCGGACGCCAGCGTCGACGTGGCGATGGCGCGGTGGGCGTACTTCTTCGGCCCCGGCTGCGAGCCGGGGCTGCGGGAACTGTCGAGGGTGGTACGCCGCGGCGGCGCGGCCTTCGTCATCGACCTGGACGCGACGCGGGGGTCGTTCGGGCGGTGGTTCTCGCATACCGTGCCGACGTACTCGGCACGCGAGGTCGAGGCGTTCTGGGACCGCCACGGGTGGCAGCGTCAGCCGCTCGACCTGCGCATGGCCTTCGAGCGGCGGGCGGACCTGGAAGCGGTGCTGCGCATCGAGTTCGCACCCGAGGTGGCCGAGCAGGCCATCGCCGAGACGCCCGGCCTGGAGCTCTCCTATCCGAACGTGTTGCGCTGGCGCTACTACTGA
- a CDS encoding MerR family transcriptional regulator, which translates to MRIGELAERTGVSTRSLRYYEQHGLLKARRGSNGYRQYTEDDVKLVSEIRALLAVGFTLEDTRPFVDCLRSGHSTGGSCAESVEVYQRKLAEIDEEIRLLLTRRAEVAAQLAQSCPGCFVRG; encoded by the coding sequence ATGCGCATCGGAGAGCTGGCGGAACGTACCGGGGTGAGCACCCGCTCGCTCCGCTACTACGAACAGCACGGGCTGCTCAAAGCCCGGCGCGGATCCAACGGCTACCGGCAGTACACCGAGGACGACGTCAAGCTGGTCTCGGAGATCCGGGCGCTGCTCGCCGTCGGCTTCACCCTGGAGGACACCCGGCCGTTCGTGGACTGCCTGCGCAGCGGGCACAGCACGGGCGGCTCGTGCGCCGAGTCGGTCGAGGTCTACCAGCGCAAGTTGGCCGAGATCGACGAGGAGATCCGTCTCCTGCTCACCCGCCGCGCCGAGGTGGCCGCCCAGCTCGCCCAATCGTGCCCAGGTTGCTTTGTCAGGGGATGA